DNA from Streptomyces sp. NBC_01260:
GACGTTCCCGGCCAGCTCCCAGGCGGCCGTGCGGGCGGGCCGGTGGCCGATCTCGTGCCAGCGGGGGACCCACCAGTCCGGAGCACGGCCGTCGTGGTGACGCCAGACGAAGACGGCGCCATTGACCTCGTGCACGGGCAGTTGCGTCAACGGGGAACGCGGCGGCGGCGTGCCGTATCCCGTGCGCACGCACGCACCGTCGGGGCCGAACGCGAAGAAGTGGAAGGGGCACGTGAGCTCGTCCCCGTCCACCGTCGCCAGGCCGAGATGGGCACCGAGGTGCGGGCAGTACGGGCGGACGGCCCGGAGCGCTCCGCTGCCCAGCCGGTACAGCACGACGTCCTGGCCCGCCAGCGGCCGGGTCAGCACGGTGCCCGGCCGCAGCTCGTGCGAGAACGCCAGTGCGGACCAGCCGCTCGGGTATGGCAGGGCCGGCGCACCAGCGGCGTCCGCCGGGGTCGGACCCTCACTGATGGCGCGCCCGTATTCGGGTGACACTTCCACGACTTCCCCTTCTACGATCCGTCGCCCGGAGGCTGCCCAGACCGCCGCGCGATTCCCTCAACCCATCCCACGCCACCCGAACGGAGGTGCATGCGAGCCAAGTTGACGTCGCATGCGTGCATGTGCCGAGCCGCGCTCACCGCGGACGGTGCGGGCCGCGGCGGCCAGGTTCGCCAGGGACGCTGCGGTCTCGGGCCGGGCCCGGGTCTTCAGACCGCAGTCGGGGGATCCACAGCCGGTTCGGCCCCTCGGCGGTGAAGTCCCGGTTGACGAGGTCCGGGGCGAGTGTGGCTTGGGATCGCGACGCGTGAAACCCTTGTGGCGCGGGCTGAGACCCGCCAGAACGGCCTCGCGCATCAACCGCTCGACCCGTTTGCGGCTCACGTGGACGCCCTCGCGTTTCAGCATGGCGTGCACGCGCCGTGACCCGTGGACGCCATCGGACCCGGTGTGGATCTCCTTGATCTGCTCGGTCAGTTCAACGTCGCGACGCCGCCGCTCGCAGGGTTCCTTCTCGGCGTGGCGCCAGCGGTAGTAGGCGGAGGGGGCGATGGAGAGTTCCCGAAGTACGCACTCGACTCCCAGGTACGGATGCTCGTCGAGGAGCGCGGCTACCTGGGCCGGGTCGGGTCGAGCTGCGCCGCGAAAAACACCGAGGCCGTCCGCAGTACGTCGTTCGCCCGCTTGAGCCCGCGGGTCCCCGAAGGCGCGACGGCTACCGGTGCGCCGTCCGCCGCAGGGCGATCGCGGTGACAAGTACGCCCTGGCGGGAGAGCCACCGGCCGTTGAATCCTTCGATGCGTCGCCCGTCGACGGTGGGGCCTTGGACGAGCAGTTGCGCGGAGAAGGTGCCGTCGTCGGGGTCGATGCGCAGGTCGGCTTCGGTGAAGTCGAGTCCGCGCTCGGTGAGCGGGAACCAGATCTTGAACACTGCTTCCTTGGCGCTGAACAGCAATCGGTCCCAGCAGACTTCGGGAGAGTGTTGCGTCAACGCGTGGACCCGCGCCCGCTCCTGGGGCAGCGAGACGAACTCCAGCAGGTCTTCTGTCAGGGGAAGGTTGGGCTCGGCGTCGATGCCGATTCCCACGAACGCAAAGGAGCGGCCCATGGCGGCGGCCCGGAACCCGGGACAATGGGTCAAGCTGCCGACGATGCCGTCGGGCCACAGGGGTTCGCCGCGCTCACCCGACAGCACAGGCGCCGGCGGCACGCCCAGTTCGCGCATGGCGCGGCGCGCGCACATGCGGACGTTCGCGTATTCCTGCCGGCGCTTGGGCCGGGCGCTCGCGACGGCGGCGGCCTCCTGTGGGTACAGGGCGGTCAGCGCCGCGTCGTAGTCAACGAACGTGCTGCCCGTGCCGATGGGGGAGGGTAATATCTCAGCGATCACGACAGCACCCCTTGTTCACGCCCTCGCTCCCGAGCTTTCGTCCCATGCGCCGCGCTCACCGCGATCGGGCGAGCCTGAAGCCGAGGTCCTCGGCGGCAACCTCGACCGTCCAGTCCGTCATCGTGCCCTCGTCCCGCAGCACGATCTCTCCAGCGGGCAGGTCGATCATGGGATCGGCGGCCAACCGGCGCAGCGTTGCTCCACGCTTCATCGCCGCCCTACTCCTCCACTTCGGGTCGTGTCCTCAACGTGCGATTACCGTCAAGGCACCCGCAGGAGTCATCAGGGACTCCCGGTCTGTTCAGCCGGACAACGGTGCGAGCGGGCCGGCGCTTTGCGCCGCGTTCGTCTTACAGGCGCAGGGTGACCGGGCCGGCTACTCCCGGGTGTTCCCCGGTGCGGGATACCCGCACCGGGGAACACCCGCTGCTCAGCCCTGTCCGGCGCTGAGCGACACCGGCAGAGACCTCAGCCCGCGCAGCGCTGTCCCCGGCTGCCAACGGAGCTCCGCCGGGTCGGCGGCCAACCGGATGTGCGGGAAGCGCTCGATGAGGCGGTCGAAGGCGATCTGCGCCTCCAGCCGGGCCAGTTGCGCTCCGACGCAGTAGTGGATGCCGTGTCCGAAGGACAGGCTGGCGCCAATCCCGCCTCGGCAGCACAGGGAGATCAAGTCAGGACGGTGCGGGTGGCCGATTCCGGCCAACAACATTTGCCGACAGCGGCGAACTTCATCTTGTCGGGGACCTCACCGGGCGCGAAGGCCCTGGTCATCGCCACCGACATCACCCGCTTCATGGTTGCGGAGAGCGGCGACGCGCTCTCCGAGGACTGGTCCTTCGCCGAACCGAGCGGCGGTGCCCGCGCCGTGGCGATGATTGTCAGCGACACCCCGCACGTTTTCCAGATAGACGTCGGCGCGAGCGGCTACTACGGCTACGAGGTGATGGACACCTGCCGTCCGCTGCCCGACAGCGAAGCGGGCAACGCGGATCTGTCCCTGCTGTCGTACCTGGACTGCTGCGAGAACTCCTTTCGCGAGTACCAACGGCGTGTCGGTGACGTGGACTTCGTTTCGAGCTTCGGCTACCTCGCCTTCCACACGCCCTTCGGCGGAATGATCAAGGGCGCGCACCGCAATCTGATGCGCAAGGTGGCCAAAGCGCGCCCGGCGGCCATCGAGGTCACGCTGATGACCCAGCCGTTCACCGCCGAACAGGCCGTGAACTGGCACCTCGTCGATGCCTGCGCGGACAGCAGCGACAACCTGCTGCGCCGGCACCTCCTGCGGCTGCGCTATCTGCCCAAGACGGGAACGGCCCGCTACAAGCACTACCTGCGCGAGCTCGATGACCTTCTGCTCCCCTCCCGGGACAAGGCCGTCGCGGCCAACCGGGAGGTGTTCTCCGACCAGGAGAACCTGCGCAAGATCGAGCGCTATGTGAACACCGGGCAGTTCCCCTGGGAAGGAGAGTAGGAATGCAGAGCCAACCCGTGGAATACCGGGAGATCACCCCCTCCATCGTCCAGATCACGATGCAGGACACGGTGCACAAGAACACCTTCTCCGATGAGCTCATCACCGGCCTGCAGGATGCCTTCGCGAGGGTCGGGGCGAACGAGCGGTGTAAAGCCGTCGTACTGACCGGCTACGGCAACTACTTCGCCAGCGGCGGCACCAAGGAGAGCCTGCTGCTGATCCAGGAGCGGCGCATCAGTTTCACCGACGCCGACATCTACGGCCTGGGAGGCGCTCGCGCGCTGCGGGCTCACCCACGCCCGCATCAACGCGACCAAGTCGATCACCGGGCACGGGCTCGCCGCGGCGGGGGCAGTGGAGGTCGTGGCCACGCTCCTGCAGATGCGGGAGCAGAAGCTGCACCCGACCCGCAACCTGGACGATCCACTCGACGCCGCTCTGGAAGCTGTTCTGGTGGCTTTTCAGGCTGTCGCCGACTCTCTCCCTGAACATCGCGACCAGCATCCGCGCGAAATCCACGGCGAAGGAGATCCCGAACTCCAGCGAGACCGCCTCCGCGACCACCGCCCCGCCGGAACCGTCGACTGATCCAGCACGAAACTTCCGTCGGCTTCATGAGAGAGCGAGGGAAGAGACTCTATGTCCACGCCGCAGAGGTCATAGACCTCCGCCCGGTCGATGGAGTTGGCTCCCAGGTCGCGCAGCGAGTCGGAGGGTTCGAAACGGTGGTCCTCCAGTTCGGGGATCACCTCGCGGATGTGGTCCACGATCAGGTCGAAGACGCGGGGCTCCGGCATGTGGTCAGCCTCTTGTGTAGTGGGACGTGATGAGGGCCCGGACCTCGGGCTGATGGAAGGTCTTCGCGTGCATGGCCACCTCGCGCTCGATGCGTTCCGCACGGCGGTCAGTCTGAGCATGGGCTTCGGCGGCATCAGCTCGGCGATCTGCCTCGAAAAATGGTGACGCCGAGCACACCGCGGACCGGACCCACGACAAAGACCCCTCGAAGGCGCGACGTCGTCGTCACCGGCCTGGGCCCGCGTCGCTCTCCGCCAAGGCAGCCCTGACCACGCTGTACGAGGCATGGCACGAGGCCGGGCTGGAGGAGGCCGATCCGTCCCCCGGGACTTTCGGACGGTTTTCGAATATCGGCACTTGGGAAAGCACGCCTATCCTTCGCTCACCCGCAGCCTCGATCAGAATCTCAACCGCCTGCTCCATGCGGCGTTCAGCCCCTCGGTTGTCCATTAGCCTCGATCTTTCGTGATGGTCCGCCGGTTTCTTCGGCGGGCCGTTTCGGTTGTTCGGGCTGGCGGTGGTCAGGCTGATGGCCCGGCTGTCGCGTCGGATGGGCGCCGGGTTCCACGGCTCCGGCGGGAGGGTGCTGCTCGCAGGGACGGGAACGTGCTGGTCAGCCGGGGTTCGGGAGAGCTTCGAGTCGCGCCAGGGCGTCGGTGATGCGCAACTGCGCGCAGGGGTGCGGGCGTTCCTTGCGGACGGTCAGCCGCATTACCTTGGGCCAGCCCCTGAGGACGTCGCCGTCGAGTTCGGCGACCCAGGCGGCGGCGGTGTTGCTACCTGCGTTGCCCGGCCTGAGCAGGACGGCCACCGGCTCTCCGCTGCCACCGCTTCCGTGATCGACGAACCCGATCAGCGCGAGGTCAAGGCCCTGTCGGCCAGGGTCATGTCCAACCTGGCGCGGGCCGTCCACGGCGTCGAGGAACGCGCGGGCGGGCCATGACGTCGGCGAAGGGAGGCGCATCGCCAGCCTGTCCGGCGGTCAGAACAAGGCTCAGCGGCCGTCGACGGCGAGGTGGGTCTTCGTGGTCGGTCCGCCGCGGGACCGCTGGAACTTGTGGGTGATCGCGTCGACTACCTCTCGGGGTCACGCCATCGGCCACCCCGCTTCGGCGTCCCAAGCCGTAGCCGTAGCCGTAGCCGTAGCCGTAGCCGTAGCCGTAGCCGTAGCCGCAGCCCCGCATCCGTGCTGAATGCATGCCTCAACTCGCCATATTCATATACGGGTTGACGGGAGTCTGGGTCTACCGGTCGCGCGTAAGCGCGTCATCAGCTGCGAGCCGACCGTGGGACGCGTCCGTCGGCCCCGCATCCTGTACGCGGGTGGCTGCCCGCCGGGTCAGACCGTGGAGGCCGACAGTCAGCGTCCACGCCAGGAGGGGAAACACCGCGACCCGTTCCATGCCCCCCATGCCGAGCCCGAGATAGCGCTGGGCGAGGAACAGCCCCAGGGCCGCGATCGCCGCGATGCCCAGCAACCCCGTCGCACGGCGCAGTGGGGCCGGAACGTGTCCGGCCAGGCCGAATCCCGCCAGGAGAAGACCGATGTTGCCCGCTCCCATGATGAGCAGGGCACCCAGAACATGCTGGTTCTCGTTCACATCCGCAGGGGCGAGCCCGGCCAGCACGAAGACGACGCCGGCACCGGCCAGCAGTACCCGGGTCACGGCCGCGGTCCGGCCCCTGCGCCACAGAGCTCCACCACCGGCCAAGGCGGCGCCGACGACGAGCAGTGTCCCCAGAGCGATGAACGAACCGTTCATCAGGCCGTGTTCGGGTGAGCAGATGTACCGGGGCTCGGGCTCCGGCTGAAGGGCACAGTGGGCGTTGCCCAAGT
Protein-coding regions in this window:
- a CDS encoding 4'-phosphopantetheinyl transferase family protein, producing the protein MIAEILPSPIGTGSTFVDYDAALTALYPQEAAAVASARPKRRQEYANVRMCARRAMRELGVPPAPVLSGERGEPLWPDGIVGSLTHCPGFRAAAMGRSFAFVGIGIDAEPNLPLTEDLLEFVSLPQERARVHALTQHSPEVCWDRLLFSAKEAVFKIWFPLTERGLDFTEADLRIDPDDGTFSAQLLVQGPTVDGRRIEGFNGRWLSRQGVLVTAIALRRTAHR
- a CDS encoding DUF998 domain-containing protein, with the translated sequence MKARIGYGAWTVGVVQFLAVHVIAESAWARPYSWAQNNISDLGNAHCALQPEPEPRYICSPEHGLMNGSFIALGTLLVVGAALAGGGALWRRGRTAAVTRVLLAGAGVVFVLAGLAPADVNENQHVLGALLIMGAGNIGLLLAGFGLAGHVPAPLRRATGLLGIAAIAALGLFLAQRYLGLGMGGMERVAVFPLLAWTLTVGLHGLTRRAATRVQDAGPTDASHGRLAADDALTRDR
- a CDS encoding IS3 family transposase, with the translated sequence MSPRSPCGGRRTGSRRAFGDPRAQAGERRTADGLGVFRGAARPDPAQVAALLDEHPYLGVECVLRELSIAPSAYYRWRHAEKEPCERRRRDVELTEQIKEIHTGSDGVHGSRRVHAMLKREGVHVSRKRVERLMREAVLAGLSPRHKGFTRRDPKPHSPRTSSTGTSPPRGRTGCGSPDCGLKTRARPETAASLANLAAAARTVRGERGSAHARMRRQLGSHAPPFGWRGMG
- a CDS encoding cytochrome P450, with product MISLCCRGGIGASLSFGHGIHYCVGAQLARLEAQIAFDRLIERFPHIRLAADPAELRWQPGTALRGLRSLPVSLSAGQG